One Methylosinus sp. LW4 genomic region harbors:
- a CDS encoding DNA-methyltransferase: protein MFRADSGIVYPVAPVQKGFQLQYAHPRGRLYQGDSVEWLKSLEADSVDLVFADPPYNIKKANWDTFESQEEYIRWSMTWIEQAARVLKPTGSLYVCGFSEILADLKHPSSKYFAHCRWLVWHYKNKANLGGDWGRSHESIMHLRKSDAFKLNIDDVRVPYGAHTLKYPSHPQAETSAYGKGSKKHRDNWLPNPKGAKPKDVFDIPTTCNGMGEKTPHPTQKPEELLRKLVLASSEQNALVIDPFSGSGTTVVVAEQLARRWMGCDLDATYNGWAIERIKGVVRMPVESWIENDRKIAERRESIR from the coding sequence ATGTTTCGCGCCGACAGCGGAATCGTCTATCCGGTCGCGCCTGTCCAAAAAGGCTTTCAACTGCAATACGCGCACCCGCGCGGGAGGCTTTATCAAGGCGACTCTGTCGAATGGCTGAAGTCACTCGAGGCGGATAGCGTCGACCTCGTTTTTGCCGACCCTCCCTACAATATCAAAAAGGCGAATTGGGATACTTTCGAAAGCCAGGAGGAGTATATTCGCTGGTCAATGACGTGGATCGAGCAAGCAGCTCGTGTGCTCAAGCCGACCGGCTCGTTATACGTCTGTGGTTTTTCAGAAATCCTCGCGGATCTGAAACACCCTTCGTCCAAATATTTTGCGCATTGTCGCTGGCTTGTCTGGCATTACAAGAACAAGGCGAACCTCGGCGGCGATTGGGGACGTTCGCACGAAAGCATCATGCATCTGCGCAAATCGGACGCTTTCAAACTGAATATTGACGACGTGCGCGTGCCATATGGTGCGCACACGCTGAAATATCCTTCTCACCCGCAAGCCGAGACGAGCGCATACGGAAAAGGAAGCAAGAAGCACAGAGACAATTGGCTGCCAAATCCGAAGGGCGCCAAGCCCAAAGACGTTTTCGATATTCCTACGACATGCAATGGAATGGGAGAAAAGACTCCGCATCCGACGCAGAAGCCCGAAGAGCTTTTGCGTAAGCTCGTCCTCGCATCGTCAGAACAAAATGCGCTGGTGATCGACCCGTTTTCAGGTTCGGGAACGACAGTTGTCGTCGCGGAACAGCTTGCGCGGCGCTGGATGGGTTGCGACTTGGACGCAACCTATAACGGATGGGCGATCGAACGCATCAAGGGCGTGGTTCGAATGCCTGTCGAAAGCTGGATCGAAAATGACAGGAAAATCGCCGAGCGGAGGGAATCCATTCGATGA
- the coaBC gene encoding bifunctional phosphopantothenoylcysteine decarboxylase/phosphopantothenate--cysteine ligase CoaBC has protein sequence MVSSDPQRISGKRILLVVGGGVAAYKALELVRRLRERGAFVRVVLTAAAARFVTPLSFASLSGERVYDDLFSLMDEQEIGHIRLSREADLVVVAPATAHLLARMAQGLADDLATTLLLATDKRALLAPAMNLRMWLHPATQRNVATLRGDGALFVGPEEGEMACGEFGPGRMAEPLAIVAAIEAALREDTVLPLPAVAGRGPLAGRHVLVTSGPTREPIDPARFLSNRSSGKQGHAIAAAAARAGARVTLVSGPVEIADPNGVAARHVETAQQMLEAVEAALPADVFIGAAAVADWRVEPSADKIKKGASRAPPTLVLRENPDILASVAQRREGRPALVVGFAAETRDVLFHAQEKLARKGCDLIVANDVGAGVFGADSNEVHLVSRAGVAPWPRLDKTEVAARLIAHIAETLGETP, from the coding sequence TTGGTGTCTTCCGATCCGCAGAGAATTTCGGGCAAGCGCATTCTGCTCGTCGTCGGCGGCGGCGTCGCCGCCTATAAGGCGCTGGAGCTGGTTCGCCGGCTGCGCGAGCGCGGCGCCTTCGTGCGCGTCGTGCTCACCGCGGCGGCGGCGCGTTTCGTCACGCCGCTGTCCTTCGCCAGCCTCTCGGGCGAGCGCGTCTATGACGACCTCTTCTCGCTCATGGACGAGCAGGAGATTGGCCATATCCGGCTCTCGCGGGAGGCCGATCTCGTCGTGGTCGCGCCGGCGACGGCGCATCTTCTGGCGCGCATGGCGCAGGGGCTCGCCGATGATCTGGCGACGACGCTGCTGCTCGCCACCGACAAGAGGGCGCTGCTGGCGCCGGCGATGAATCTGCGCATGTGGCTGCATCCGGCGACGCAGCGCAATGTCGCGACGCTGCGCGGCGACGGCGCGCTTTTCGTCGGGCCGGAGGAGGGCGAGATGGCCTGCGGCGAATTTGGCCCCGGCCGCATGGCGGAGCCGCTCGCCATCGTCGCGGCGATCGAGGCCGCGCTGCGCGAGGATACGGTCTTGCCGCTTCCCGCCGTCGCGGGGCGGGGGCCGCTCGCCGGGCGCCATGTGCTCGTCACCTCCGGGCCAACGCGCGAGCCGATCGATCCGGCGCGCTTTCTCTCCAACCGCTCCTCCGGCAAGCAGGGCCACGCCATCGCCGCGGCGGCGGCGCGGGCCGGGGCGCGCGTCACTCTGGTCAGCGGCCCGGTCGAGATCGCCGATCCGAATGGCGTCGCCGCGCGCCATGTCGAGACGGCGCAGCAAATGCTCGAGGCGGTGGAGGCGGCGCTGCCGGCCGATGTGTTCATCGGCGCCGCGGCCGTCGCCGATTGGCGCGTCGAGCCTTCCGCCGACAAGATCAAGAAGGGTGCCTCGCGCGCGCCGCCGACGCTGGTTCTGCGCGAGAACCCGGATATTCTCGCCAGCGTCGCGCAGCGGCGCGAGGGGCGGCCGGCGCTGGTCGTCGGCTTCGCCGCGGAAACGCGCGACGTGCTCTTCCATGCGCAGGAGAAGCTCGCGCGCAAGGGTTGCGATCTCATCGTCGCCAATGACGTCGGCGCCGGCGTGTTCGGCGCCGACAGCAACGAGGTTCATCTCGTCTCGCGCGCCGGCGTCGCCCCCTGGCCGCGCTTGGACAAGACTGAGGTCGCGGCGCGGCTCATCGCGCATATCGCCGAAACGCTGGGAGAGACGCCGTGA
- the dut gene encoding dUTP diphosphatase, with the protein MTKIAIRRLPHGEGLPLPAYASAGAAGLDLRAAIASGGKLVLEPGARDLVPTGLSLALPPGYEAQVRPRSGLALEFGVSVLNAPGTIDSDYRGEVKVLLVNFGTHPFEISRGMRIAQLVVARYEHVELVETAEALEETARGDGGFGSTGVSEGGDA; encoded by the coding sequence GTGACCAAGATCGCCATCCGCCGCCTTCCGCATGGCGAAGGCCTGCCGCTTCCCGCTTACGCCAGCGCCGGCGCGGCGGGGCTCGATCTTCGCGCGGCGATCGCGTCCGGCGGCAAGCTGGTGCTGGAGCCCGGCGCGCGCGATCTGGTGCCGACGGGCCTCTCGCTGGCGCTGCCGCCGGGCTATGAGGCGCAGGTGCGGCCGCGCTCCGGCCTGGCGCTGGAATTCGGCGTCAGCGTGCTCAACGCGCCCGGCACCATCGATAGCGACTATCGCGGCGAGGTGAAGGTTCTGCTGGTCAACTTCGGGACGCATCCGTTCGAGATCTCGCGCGGAATGCGCATCGCGCAGCTCGTGGTGGCGCGCTATGAGCATGTCGAGCTAGTCGAGACGGCGGAAGCGCTGGAGGAGACCGCGCGCGGCGACGGCGGCTTCGGCTCCACGGGGGTGAGCGAGGGCGGAGACGCATGA
- a CDS encoding RrF2 family transcriptional regulator, which produces MSLLPRPARLAVLAALDIALHARARPVSSRALAARHDLPPRHLESMLQAMVRAGILKSVRGPAGGYELARERRRLNVGEIVRVALRAEEGAQDGEEPHLLTLAVDPVFAEAERQALARLDTITLDELHGRAVAAGLGEIEANEGDFEI; this is translated from the coding sequence ATGAGCCTGCTGCCGCGTCCCGCGCGTCTCGCCGTGCTGGCGGCGCTCGACATCGCGCTGCATGCGCGGGCGCGGCCGGTGTCGTCGCGTGCGCTGGCGGCGCGTCACGATCTGCCGCCGCGGCATCTCGAGAGCATGCTGCAGGCCATGGTGCGCGCCGGCATTTTGAAGAGCGTGCGCGGCCCCGCCGGCGGCTATGAGCTGGCGCGCGAGCGTCGCCGTCTCAATGTGGGCGAGATCGTGCGCGTCGCTCTGCGCGCGGAGGAGGGCGCGCAGGACGGCGAGGAGCCGCATTTGCTGACGCTGGCGGTCGATCCCGTCTTCGCGGAGGCGGAGCGCCAGGCGCTGGCCAGGCTCGATACGATCACGCTGGACGAGCTGCATGGGCGCGCGGTCGCCGCCGGCCTCGGCGAGATCGAGGCGAATGAGGGCGACTTCGAAATTTGA
- a CDS encoding enoyl-CoA hydratase, with translation MDYETIEIETHDRVALLRLNRPRALNALNARLIGEVADALAHFEADPQIGCVVLTGSAEAFAAGADIKELRDKTVAEAYLDDFLARWDGVARARKPVIAAVAGYALGGGCELAMMCDFILAADTAKFGQPEIKLGVIPGSGGTQRLVRSIGKSKAMELVLTGRLMGAEEAERCGLVARIVPADKLVEEALKSARTIAALSLPAVLMAKEAVERAYETPLSEGVRFERRLFYSLFATHDQKEGMTAFIEKRPPKFEHR, from the coding sequence TTGGATTACGAGACGATCGAGATCGAGACGCATGATCGCGTCGCTCTGCTGCGGCTCAACCGGCCGCGCGCGCTGAATGCGCTGAATGCGCGGCTGATCGGCGAGGTCGCCGACGCTCTGGCGCATTTCGAGGCCGATCCTCAAATCGGCTGCGTTGTGCTGACCGGCTCGGCGGAGGCCTTCGCCGCCGGCGCCGACATAAAGGAGCTGCGCGACAAGACCGTCGCCGAAGCCTATCTCGACGATTTCCTGGCGCGTTGGGACGGCGTGGCGCGCGCGCGCAAGCCCGTCATCGCCGCCGTCGCCGGCTATGCTCTGGGCGGCGGCTGCGAGCTCGCCATGATGTGCGATTTCATTTTGGCCGCGGACACGGCCAAGTTCGGCCAGCCCGAGATCAAGCTCGGCGTCATTCCCGGCTCCGGCGGCACCCAGCGGCTGGTGCGCTCCATCGGCAAGTCCAAGGCGATGGAACTGGTGCTCACCGGCCGGCTGATGGGCGCGGAGGAGGCGGAGCGCTGCGGCCTCGTCGCCCGAATCGTGCCAGCGGACAAGCTCGTGGAAGAGGCGCTGAAGAGCGCGCGGACGATCGCCGCGCTGTCGCTGCCGGCCGTGCTGATGGCCAAGGAGGCGGTCGAGCGCGCCTATGAGACGCCGCTTTCGGAGGGCGTGCGTTTCGAGCGGAGATTGTTCTATTCTCTGTTCGCGACGCATGATCAGAAGGAGGGCATGACCGCCTTCATCGAGAAGCGCCCGCCCAAATTCGAGCATCGCTGA
- the rpsT gene encoding 30S ribosomal protein S20 — MANTSSAKKAVRKIARRTAVNRARRSLLRTQVRKVEEAIASGDAATAAAVLKSVAPVVMRAAQHGVIHKNTASRKVSRLTARVKALSA; from the coding sequence ATGGCCAACACCAGCTCGGCCAAAAAGGCCGTCCGCAAGATCGCCCGGCGCACGGCCGTCAACCGCGCGCGCCGCAGCCTGCTGCGCACGCAGGTCCGCAAGGTCGAAGAGGCGATCGCCAGCGGCGACGCCGCGACGGCCGCCGCCGTGCTCAAGAGCGTCGCGCCGGTCGTGATGCGCGCCGCCCAGCATGGCGTCATTCACAAGAACACCGCATCGCGCAAGGTCTCGCGTCTCACGGCGCGCGTGAAGGCTCTTTCGGCCTGA
- the dnaA gene encoding chromosomal replication initiator protein DnaA: protein MSDNSDDQSNSSELSAEARQKWERVRGRLRAELGEAVYSSWFARLELEGLKDGAALLTVPTKFLKSWIQSHYADRIRTRLCAEFTSLEQVVIDVRSPTRRPRARDAEAVSGAVVEKAPPAPAAIVVERAEAQPVKAPMRPAARGDGESFGGSPLDRRLSFSTFLVGPSNQLAYAAACRVADARPGEHPLFNPLYTHAAVGLGKTHLLQAVARSANDNKRRVLYLTAEKFMSGFVSALSQQNSIAFKERLRNIDVLIIDDVQFLQGKSIQQEFCHTLNSLIDAGKQVVVAADRPPSDLETLDERVLSRFKGGLCVDIGPLDEELRMKILEARIAAAQEAQPNFHVPPAVMSYIAKTIVTNGRDLEGAVNRLLAHSTLNGAPLCVETAENAIRDLVRSAEPKRVKIDDIQKLVASHYNISRADILSSRRTANVVRPRQIAMYLSKVLTLRSLPEIGRRFGGRDHTTVLHAVRKVEELASKDKSLSEVIELLKRMLAE from the coding sequence ATGTCCGATAATAGCGATGACCAGTCGAATTCCAGCGAGCTGTCGGCGGAAGCCCGGCAGAAATGGGAGCGCGTGCGCGGGCGGCTGCGCGCCGAGCTCGGCGAGGCCGTCTACAGCTCCTGGTTCGCGCGGCTGGAGCTCGAAGGTCTGAAGGATGGCGCAGCGCTGCTGACGGTGCCGACGAAATTTTTGAAGAGCTGGATTCAGTCTCACTATGCGGATCGCATCCGCACGCGGCTGTGCGCCGAATTCACCTCGCTGGAGCAGGTCGTCATCGACGTGCGCTCGCCGACGCGCCGTCCGCGCGCTCGTGATGCGGAAGCCGTTTCCGGCGCCGTGGTCGAGAAGGCGCCGCCGGCGCCCGCCGCCATTGTCGTCGAGCGCGCGGAGGCGCAACCCGTCAAGGCGCCGATGCGCCCCGCGGCGCGCGGCGACGGCGAGTCTTTCGGCGGCTCGCCGCTCGATCGTCGTCTGTCTTTCTCGACCTTTCTGGTCGGCCCCTCCAACCAGCTCGCCTATGCGGCCGCCTGTCGCGTCGCCGACGCGCGCCCCGGCGAGCATCCGCTGTTCAATCCGCTCTACACGCATGCGGCCGTCGGACTCGGCAAGACGCATCTTCTGCAGGCGGTGGCGCGCTCGGCCAATGACAATAAGCGCCGCGTGCTCTATCTCACCGCCGAGAAATTCATGAGCGGCTTCGTCTCTGCGTTGTCTCAGCAGAATTCGATCGCCTTCAAGGAGCGGCTGCGCAACATCGACGTGCTCATTATCGACGATGTGCAATTTCTGCAGGGCAAGTCCATTCAGCAGGAGTTCTGCCACACGCTGAACTCGCTCATCGACGCCGGCAAGCAGGTCGTCGTCGCCGCCGATCGTCCGCCCTCCGACCTCGAGACTCTCGACGAGCGCGTGCTCTCGCGCTTCAAGGGCGGCCTCTGCGTCGACATCGGCCCGCTCGACGAAGAATTGCGCATGAAGATTTTGGAGGCGCGCATCGCCGCCGCGCAGGAGGCGCAGCCCAATTTCCATGTGCCGCCGGCGGTCATGTCCTATATCGCCAAGACCATCGTCACCAATGGCCGCGATCTCGAAGGCGCCGTCAATCGCCTGCTCGCCCATTCGACGCTGAACGGCGCGCCGCTCTGCGTCGAGACGGCGGAGAACGCCATTCGCGATCTCGTGCGCAGCGCCGAGCCCAAGCGCGTCAAGATCGACGACATTCAAAAGCTCGTCGCCAGCCACTACAATATCTCGCGCGCGGATATTCTCTCCTCGCGCCGCACCGCCAATGTCGTGCGTCCGCGGCAGATCGCCATGTATCTGTCCAAGGTGCTGACGCTGCGCTCGCTGCCGGAGATCGGCCGGCGCTTCGGCGGACGCGACCATACGACCGTGCTGCACGCCGTGCGCAAGGTCGAGGAGCTCGCCTCCAAGGACAAGAGCCTGTCCGAGGTCATCGAGCTGCTGAAGCGAATGCTCGCCGAGTGA
- a CDS encoding O-linked N-acetylglucosamine transferase, SPINDLY family protein: MTTQPNESETALALFQAAIEKSYSRKLTIADLFTAAAQLKALGLDRRAAELYKHWIAFNADDPVVYAAYFNYATALADSGDRPGAINALREAIRIQPDFQPPYINLGRLLEDSGLVGAAVAQWMALIERTPAVNGDSVAHKLSALQQTGRVLESLNKDEAAEDALRQILEIDPKRQEVVQHWIALRQRQCKWPVVLPSEHVNLADLANGISSLSLANHADDPMFQLAKAHHYEKRSIGRPKRGLRPAEPKRARKQRLRIGYVSSDLREHAVGFAMTDVLESHDRAHFEIYAYYCGIARNDPTRERIAAAVDRWTDINGMDDETAARKIAADEIDILVDLNGYTKDARTKVFSLRPAPIIVNWFGFPGTMGSPYHHYIIADPVIIPEGAELYYSEKVARLACYQPNDRKRVVAPQRPTRAEAGLPEDAFVYCSLNGMQKLTALTFDRWARILTAVPGSVLWLLTGTEQTNARVRAEAKARGVAPERIVFAEKMANPHHLARYPLADLFLDNFPYGAHTTAADSLWMGVPIVTFAGRSFASRVCASLVRAAGVGELACASAEDYVALAIELGKDRRKLAGLRDRLANVRETSLLFDTPRLVGDLEQLYRDMWRDYENGELPRPDLRNLDIYHEIGLDLDLEKMELLSDADYHALYQRKLAEWDAAYPIEPDARMWRPR; encoded by the coding sequence ATGACCACGCAGCCGAACGAATCGGAGACCGCCCTCGCGCTGTTCCAGGCAGCGATCGAAAAATCCTACTCGCGCAAGCTGACCATCGCCGATCTGTTCACCGCCGCCGCGCAATTGAAAGCGCTGGGGCTCGATCGGCGGGCGGCCGAGCTCTACAAGCATTGGATCGCCTTCAACGCCGACGATCCCGTCGTCTATGCAGCCTATTTCAACTATGCGACGGCTTTGGCCGACTCGGGCGATCGCCCGGGCGCGATCAATGCGCTGCGCGAGGCGATCCGCATCCAGCCGGATTTCCAGCCGCCCTATATCAATCTCGGGCGGCTGCTCGAGGATTCCGGCCTCGTCGGCGCGGCGGTCGCGCAATGGATGGCGCTCATCGAGCGGACCCCCGCCGTCAATGGCGACTCGGTCGCGCATAAGCTCAGCGCGCTACAGCAGACCGGGCGCGTGCTCGAGAGCCTCAACAAGGACGAGGCCGCGGAAGACGCGCTGCGGCAAATTCTGGAGATCGATCCCAAGCGGCAGGAGGTCGTGCAGCATTGGATCGCGCTGCGCCAGCGCCAATGCAAATGGCCTGTCGTTCTGCCCTCCGAGCATGTGAACCTCGCCGATCTCGCCAATGGCATATCGTCGCTGTCGCTCGCCAATCATGCCGACGATCCAATGTTCCAGCTCGCCAAGGCGCATCATTACGAGAAGCGCTCCATCGGCCGGCCCAAACGCGGGCTGCGCCCGGCAGAGCCGAAACGTGCGCGCAAGCAGCGGTTGCGTATCGGCTATGTCTCCTCCGATCTGCGCGAACATGCGGTCGGCTTCGCCATGACGGATGTGCTGGAGTCGCATGATCGCGCGCATTTCGAGATCTACGCTTATTATTGCGGCATCGCGCGCAATGATCCGACGCGCGAGCGCATCGCCGCGGCCGTCGATCGCTGGACCGACATCAATGGAATGGACGATGAGACGGCGGCGCGAAAAATCGCCGCGGACGAGATCGACATTCTCGTCGATCTCAACGGCTACACAAAGGATGCGCGCACCAAGGTGTTCTCGCTGCGGCCGGCGCCGATCATCGTCAACTGGTTCGGCTTCCCCGGCACGATGGGCAGCCCCTATCATCATTACATCATCGCCGATCCGGTGATCATTCCCGAAGGCGCGGAGCTCTACTACTCGGAGAAGGTGGCGCGGCTCGCCTGCTACCAGCCCAATGATCGCAAGCGCGTCGTCGCGCCGCAGCGCCCGACGCGCGCCGAAGCGGGATTGCCGGAGGACGCCTTCGTCTATTGCTCGCTCAACGGCATGCAGAAGCTCACCGCCCTCACCTTCGATCGCTGGGCGCGCATTCTGACGGCGGTTCCCGGCAGCGTGCTATGGCTGCTGACCGGCACGGAGCAGACCAACGCCCGCGTGCGCGCGGAGGCGAAAGCGCGCGGCGTCGCGCCGGAGCGCATCGTCTTCGCCGAGAAGATGGCCAATCCGCATCATTTGGCGCGCTATCCGCTCGCCGATCTCTTTCTCGACAACTTCCCCTATGGCGCTCATACGACGGCGGCGGACTCGCTGTGGATGGGCGTGCCGATCGTCACCTTCGCCGGCCGCAGCTTCGCCTCGCGCGTCTGCGCCAGCCTGGTGCGCGCGGCGGGCGTCGGGGAGCTCGCCTGCGCCAGCGCGGAGGATTACGTCGCGCTCGCGATAGAGCTCGGCAAGGACAGGCGCAAGCTCGCGGGCCTGCGCGACCGGCTCGCCAATGTGCGCGAGACATCGCTGCTCTTCGACACGCCGCGGCTCGTCGGCGATCTCGAGCAGCTCTATCGCGACATGTGGCGCGACTATGAGAATGGCGAGCTGCCGCGGCCGGATCTGCGCAATCTCGACATCTATCACGAGATCGGGCTCGACCTCGATCTCGAGAAGATGGAGCTGCTGAGCGACGCCGATTATCACGCGCTCTATCAGCGCAAGCTGGCGGAGTGGGACGCCGCCTATCCGATAGAGCCGGACGCGCGCATGTGGCGGCCGCGCTGA
- a CDS encoding beta strand repeat-containing protein, translated as MTSIFTSLTATQVAGLTTTIISNLTTTDIAALNTTQTAALKSTQLNALNSTDLQYFAQTQIAALSANAIAGLSLAQIGNLTTTQADQFTATQVAALTTSQIGALTSTELQGWDGTQLGALTSTQIGKLTTTAISNLSTTQISTLSQTQVRGLTTSQLNALTTADLIAVNLANLTTSQIAGLDGAAAGNLSTTQAENLTSSQIGALSATAFAGLSSTEVQAWSTTQLAGLTATQLGKLTTTALSNLSTTQVTDLTSTQVRGLTATQIGGLSASYLDAIDAGDFSTSQIGALDATVTGNLSTTQVGNLTSTQIGSLSATAFGALTSTEVQAFTSTQLAGLTATQIGKLTTTALSNLSTTQVTDLTSTQVRGLTATQIGGLSASYLDAIDAGDFSTSQIGALDATVTGNLSTTQVGNLSAAQIGSLSATAFGALTSTEVQAFTSTQLAGLTATQLGKLTTTALSNLSTTQVTDLTSTQVRGLTATQIGGLSASYLDAIDAGDFSTSQIAALDATVTGNLSTTQVGNLTSTQIGSLSATAFGALTSTEVQAFTS; from the coding sequence ATGACCTCGATCTTCACCTCTCTCACCGCCACTCAGGTTGCCGGGCTCACCACGACCATCATATCCAATCTGACGACGACGGACATAGCGGCGCTCAACACCACGCAGACGGCGGCGCTCAAATCGACGCAGCTCAACGCGCTCAACTCGACCGATCTCCAATATTTCGCGCAGACGCAGATCGCGGCGCTCTCGGCCAACGCCATCGCCGGCCTCTCGCTCGCGCAGATCGGCAATTTGACGACGACGCAGGCCGACCAATTCACCGCCACTCAGGTCGCGGCGCTCACCACCTCGCAGATCGGCGCGCTCACCTCGACAGAGCTGCAAGGCTGGGACGGCACGCAGCTCGGCGCGCTCACCTCCACGCAGATCGGCAAGCTCACCACCACGGCGATCAGCAATCTCTCGACGACGCAAATCTCGACGTTGAGCCAGACGCAGGTCCGCGGCCTCACCACCTCGCAGCTCAATGCGCTGACCACCGCCGATCTCATCGCGGTCAATCTCGCCAATCTGACCACCTCGCAGATCGCCGGCCTCGACGGCGCCGCGGCCGGCAATCTCTCCACCACTCAGGCGGAAAACCTCACATCCTCGCAGATCGGCGCCTTGTCGGCGACGGCTTTCGCCGGCCTCTCGTCCACGGAAGTCCAAGCCTGGAGCACCACCCAGCTCGCCGGCCTCACCGCGACGCAGCTGGGCAAGCTCACCACCACAGCGCTGTCGAACCTCTCCACCACGCAGGTCACCGACCTGACCTCGACGCAGGTCCGCGGCCTCACCGCAACGCAGATCGGCGGCCTCTCCGCCTCCTATCTCGACGCCATCGACGCCGGAGACTTCTCGACCTCACAGATCGGCGCGCTCGACGCCACCGTCACCGGCAATCTCTCCACGACCCAGGTCGGCAATCTCACCTCCACTCAGATCGGATCGCTCTCCGCCACCGCCTTCGGCGCGCTGACCTCCACCGAGGTGCAGGCCTTCACCTCCACCCAGCTCGCCGGCCTCACCGCAACGCAGATCGGCAAGCTCACCACCACAGCATTGTCGAACCTCTCCACGACCCAGGTCACTGATCTGACCTCGACGCAGGTCCGCGGCCTCACCGCAACGCAGATCGGCGGCCTCTCCGCCTCCTATCTCGACGCCATCGACGCTGGCGACTTCTCGACCAGCCAGATCGGCGCGCTCGACGCAACCGTCACCGGCAATCTCTCCACGACCCAGGTCGGCAATCTCTCCGCAGCGCAGATCGGATCGCTCTCCGCTACCGCCTTCGGCGCGCTGACCTCCACCGAAGTGCAGGCCTTCACCTCCACCCAGCTCGCCGGCCTCACCGCAACGCAGCTCGGCAAGCTCACCACAACCGCTCTGTCGAACCTCTCCACCACGCAGGTCACCGACCTGACCTCGACGCAGGTCCGCGGCCTCACCGCGACGCAGATCGGCGGCCTCTCCGCCTCCTATCTCGACGCCATCGACGCCGGAGACTTCTCGACCAGCCAGATCGCCGCGCTCGACGCAACCGTCACCGGCAATCTCTCGACGACCCAGGTCGGCAATCTCACCTCCACCCAGATCGGATCGCTCTCCGCCACCGCCTTCGGCGCGCTGACCTCCACCGAAGTGCAGGCCTTCACCTCC
- a CDS encoding tetratricopeptide repeat protein, with protein MSDLERPRSDSAAQAWPSIVKWDFGQSRQSFRLALSLRTTIIVYCCLAVGGVFLGRNWSVIESRLGLWEFDDGFRAWLHPIAWTRGDKSFIRGEREIRARHFTDALSAYEDALAAFGEAGAEKRQADALVRIGFSEYGRGHYDDARTSFRKALQSYAKVDNPLGRSNAWLGVGEVERLLEHDEAARTAYREAARFAALSQQSLARGNAHLGIGRIEARSGLEEDAKAAYREALTSFEMAKNLSGQASAWASLGELHRRHGRADAAHEADEKALALYQKADDRLGQATTLYNIGEFAAELRRDDEARIAYRSALSVYSLIGERLGQANTLFRLGEIERSNGNDEKARAFHRDALALYEQIDSRRGKANALHALGAIEAHSGREAEARSAFREALTLFEQSGDQLWQAIALNDLGASEARSGHKSEARAAFLAAAMRFYAAGKKDRADAAQKSATGLEQITPRRRR; from the coding sequence ATGTCAGACCTGGAGAGGCCCAGGAGCGACAGCGCCGCGCAAGCGTGGCCGAGCATCGTCAAATGGGATTTTGGTCAATCGAGGCAGAGTTTCCGACTGGCTCTTTCCCTGCGAACGACAATTATCGTCTATTGCTGCCTCGCGGTCGGTGGAGTTTTCCTCGGCAGGAATTGGTCCGTGATCGAAAGCCGGCTCGGACTCTGGGAGTTCGACGACGGGTTCCGCGCTTGGCTCCATCCCATCGCTTGGACGCGTGGAGACAAAAGCTTCATCCGAGGCGAACGCGAGATACGAGCGCGACATTTCACAGATGCTCTGTCGGCCTATGAAGACGCACTCGCCGCATTCGGCGAAGCAGGCGCCGAAAAGAGACAAGCCGATGCGCTGGTCCGCATCGGCTTTTCGGAATATGGACGCGGACATTACGACGACGCGCGCACGTCTTTTCGTAAGGCTCTGCAGAGCTACGCCAAGGTCGATAATCCGCTCGGGCGCTCCAACGCTTGGCTCGGCGTCGGTGAGGTCGAGCGTCTTCTCGAGCATGACGAAGCTGCGCGAACCGCCTATCGCGAGGCCGCACGTTTCGCTGCCCTGTCTCAGCAATCTCTCGCGAGAGGTAACGCTCATTTGGGCATCGGGCGCATAGAGGCGCGGTCGGGACTCGAAGAGGATGCGAAGGCCGCGTATCGAGAGGCGCTGACGTCGTTCGAAATGGCGAAGAACCTATCAGGGCAGGCGAGCGCATGGGCCAGCCTCGGTGAGCTGCACCGCCGCCACGGACGCGCCGATGCGGCCCACGAGGCCGATGAGAAAGCATTGGCGCTCTATCAAAAAGCCGATGATCGGCTGGGACAGGCCACGACATTGTACAACATCGGGGAATTCGCCGCCGAACTGCGGCGAGACGACGAGGCCCGCATCGCCTATCGCAGCGCGTTGTCTGTATATAGTTTGATCGGCGAACGCTTGGGCCAAGCGAATACGCTCTTCCGGCTCGGTGAGATCGAACGCTCGAATGGAAACGACGAGAAGGCGCGCGCCTTCCATCGCGACGCCCTGGCGCTCTATGAACAGATCGACTCGCGGCGTGGGAAAGCCAACGCTCTCCATGCTCTTGGAGCGATCGAGGCTCACTCCGGGCGCGAGGCGGAGGCCCGCTCCGCCTTTCGGGAGGCTCTGACGCTCTTCGAGCAGTCCGGCGACCAGCTTTGGCAGGCGATCGCTCTGAACGATCTCGGCGCATCGGAGGCGCGATCTGGCCATAAGTCAGAAGCGCGCGCCGCTTTTCTCGCCGCAGCAATGCGATTTTACGCGGCCGGCAAGAAGGATCGCGCAGATGCGGCGCAGAAATCGGCTACGGGGCTGGAGCAAATCACGCCGCGCCGACGACGATGA